Proteins encoded by one window of Planctomycetota bacterium:
- a CDS encoding 6-carboxytetrahydropterin synthase, with the protein MFRLSREVRFNLDTTPAGGWSVTGDNSFGGKPPALGSTPALRHYLALRATITGEILPEYGYLRNIKDIDIALRDHSLPMIADALRYGRFHGGGQVLQQVYADIRDRMPGNPVTDMELVLSPQCGLSIDQTNPAMVKLTQTFEFAAGHRLHNPDLSDEENRRMFGKCNNPHGHGHNYIVGVTVTGEPDDNGVVMDLAELERIVDATVIDDFDHKNLNVEIAEFQELIPSVENIAKVVYNRLKAQLPLLDKVCVWETPKTWCEYGG; encoded by the coding sequence ATGTTTCGGCTGTCCCGTGAGGTCCGTTTCAACCTCGACACCACCCCTGCCGGCGGCTGGTCCGTCACGGGCGACAACTCGTTCGGCGGCAAACCGCCCGCCCTCGGATCGACGCCTGCCCTGCGTCACTACCTCGCCCTGCGTGCCACGATCACCGGCGAGATCCTGCCCGAGTACGGCTACCTGCGCAACATCAAGGACATCGACATCGCCCTGCGTGATCACAGCCTGCCGATGATCGCAGACGCTCTGCGATACGGCCGATTCCACGGCGGTGGACAGGTTCTGCAACAGGTGTACGCCGACATTCGCGACCGCATGCCGGGCAATCCGGTGACCGACATGGAGCTGGTTCTCAGCCCCCAGTGCGGCCTCAGCATCGACCAAACCAACCCCGCCATGGTGAAACTGACCCAGACCTTCGAGTTTGCCGCCGGCCATCGTCTGCACAATCCGGACCTCTCCGACGAGGAGAACCGCCGGATGTTCGGCAAGTGCAACAACCCCCACGGCCACGGCCACAACTACATCGTTGGCGTCACAGTTACGGGCGAACCCGACGACAACGGCGTCGTGATGGACCTGGCCGAGCTCGAACGCATCGTCGACGCGACGGTCATCGACGACTTCGATCACAAGAATCTGAACGTCGAGATCGCCGAGTTTCAGGAACTGATCCCCAGCGTCGAAAACATCGCCAAGGTCGTTTACAACCGGCTCAAGGCCCAACTACCGCTGCTCGATAAAGTCTGCGTCTGGGAAACGCCCAAGACCTGGTGCGAGTATGGCGGCTGA